One part of the Paracoccus sp. MBLB3053 genome encodes these proteins:
- a CDS encoding isovaleryl-CoA dehydrogenase, with the protein MFTAGMEFDLGEDVNALRDMVHRWAQERVKPIAAEVDRSNAFPNELWREMGELGLLGVTVPEEWGGAGMGYLAHVIVTEEIARASASVSLSYGAHSNLCVNQIKLNGTDEQRAKYLPKLCSGEAIGALAMSEEGAGSDVVSMKLRAEKRNDRYILNGNKYWITNAPDADTLVVYAKTDPEAGSKGITAFIVERGVKGFSTSPHFDKLGMRGSNTGELIFEDCEIPFENVLGAEGKGVRVLMSGLDYERLVLSGIGTGIMAACLDEVIPYVRERKQFGQAIGSFQLMQGKIADMYVSLNTARAYVYEVAKACDAGKVTRQDAAGAVLYASEQAMVQAHQAVQALGGAGFLNDSVVSRLFRDAKLMEIGAGTSEIRRMLIGRQLMELA; encoded by the coding sequence ATGTTCACGGCAGGGATGGAGTTCGATCTGGGTGAGGACGTGAATGCGCTGCGCGACATGGTGCATCGCTGGGCGCAGGAGCGGGTGAAGCCGATCGCGGCCGAGGTCGATCGTTCGAACGCCTTTCCGAACGAACTCTGGCGCGAGATGGGCGAACTGGGCCTGCTTGGCGTGACCGTTCCCGAAGAATGGGGCGGGGCGGGGATGGGATATCTGGCCCATGTCATCGTCACCGAGGAAATCGCGCGGGCATCGGCATCGGTGAGCCTGTCCTACGGCGCGCATTCGAACCTTTGCGTGAACCAGATCAAGCTGAACGGCACGGATGAGCAGCGGGCGAAATACCTGCCCAAGCTCTGTTCGGGAGAGGCGATCGGCGCGCTTGCCATGTCCGAGGAGGGCGCGGGCAGCGATGTCGTCTCGATGAAGCTGCGCGCCGAAAAGCGCAATGATCGCTATATCCTGAACGGCAACAAGTACTGGATCACCAACGCGCCCGATGCGGACACTTTGGTTGTCTATGCCAAGACAGACCCCGAAGCGGGCTCGAAGGGCATCACCGCCTTCATCGTCGAGCGCGGCGTGAAGGGCTTTTCGACCAGCCCGCATTTCGACAAGTTGGGAATGCGCGGCTCGAACACGGGCGAATTGATCTTCGAGGATTGCGAGATCCCGTTCGAAAATGTGCTCGGGGCAGAAGGCAAGGGCGTGCGGGTCCTGATGTCGGGGCTCGACTACGAAAGGCTCGTGCTTTCGGGTATCGGTACGGGCATCATGGCGGCCTGTCTGGATGAGGTCATCCCCTACGTGCGCGAGCGCAAGCAGTTCGGCCAGGCGATCGGGTCCTTCCAGCTGATGCAGGGCAAGATCGCCGACATGTATGTCAGCCTGAACACCGCGCGGGCCTATGTCTACGAGGTGGCAAAGGCCTGTGACGCCGGGAAGGTCACGCGGCAGGATGCGGCGGGCGCGGTTCTTTACGCTTCCGAACAGGCGATGGTGCAGGCCCATCAGGCGGTACAGGCGCTGGGTGGCGCGGGCTTCCTGAACGACAGCGTGGTGTCGCGGCTGTTCCGGGATGCAAAGCTGATGGAAATCGGTGCTGGCACGTCGGAAATTCGACGTATGCTGATCGGGCGCCAGCTCATGGAACTGGCCTGA
- a CDS encoding lysozyme inhibitor LprI family protein, with amino-acid sequence MWKWFIPILATSPVPAMGQDVSVDGSVVEACFQSARNGAVDPDCIGFAARLCQGREGETTVAIGQCVMAETKAWDALLNREYKETRDQFARIPALGDKLKAAQRGWIEMRDADCDIAYDRYEGGSMRSISAASCQMEHTARRALELRNMRQP; translated from the coding sequence ATGTGGAAATGGTTCATCCCGATTTTGGCAACTTCGCCAGTGCCAGCAATGGGGCAGGATGTTTCGGTCGACGGTTCGGTGGTCGAGGCCTGTTTTCAGTCTGCGCGGAACGGCGCGGTTGATCCCGACTGCATCGGCTTCGCGGCCCGGCTTTGCCAGGGTCGCGAAGGTGAGACGACAGTTGCGATCGGCCAGTGCGTCATGGCCGAGACCAAGGCCTGGGACGCCCTTCTGAACCGCGAATACAAGGAAACGCGCGACCAGTTTGCGCGCATCCCCGCCCTTGGTGACAAGCTGAAGGCCGCCCAGAGGGGCTGGATAGAGATGCGCGATGCCGATTGCGACATCGCCTATGACCGTTACGAGGGCGGATCGATGCGCAGCATCTCTGCGGCCTCATGCCAGATGGAACATACGGCGCGGCGCGCGCTTGAACTCAGGAACATGCGACAACCATGA
- a CDS encoding carboxyl transferase domain-containing protein, protein MKLISQALPSSETFQANRNAHLGMLDTVREAALAAAAGGGAKALERHVGRGKMPPRERVANLLDPGSPFLEIGATAAHGMYDGAAPAAGVIAGIGRVHGQDVMVVANDATVKGGTYYPMTVKKHLRAQEIAEECHLPCIYLVDSGGANLPNQDEVFPDRDHFGRIFYNQARMSAKGIAQIAVVMGSCTAGGAYVPAMSDVTIIVREQGTIFLAGPPLVKAATGEVVSAEDLGGGDVHTRLSGVADYLAEDDAHALALARRAVGNLNRAMPQSVAWQSPEAPLYDPEEILGIVPADLRTPYDIREVIARVVDGSRFDEFKSRFGETLVTGFAHVEGCPVGIVANNGVIFSEAAQKGAHFIELCSMRNIPLVFLQNVTGFMVGRKYENEGIARHGAKMVTAVATTNVPKITMLVGGSFGAGNYGMSGRAYSPRFLWTWPNSRISVMGGEQAAGVLATVRRDGIERAGGTWSAEDEAEFKRPTIEMFERQSHPLYASARLWDDGIVDPRKTRDVLALSLRASLNAPIAPTRFGIFRM, encoded by the coding sequence ATGAAGCTGATCTCACAGGCCCTGCCTTCGTCGGAGACCTTTCAGGCCAACCGCAACGCGCATCTTGGAATGCTCGATACCGTGCGCGAGGCGGCGCTGGCTGCGGCTGCCGGGGGCGGCGCGAAGGCCCTTGAGCGCCATGTCGGTCGCGGCAAGATGCCGCCGCGCGAGCGGGTGGCGAACCTGCTCGATCCCGGCTCGCCGTTTCTGGAAATCGGCGCGACCGCCGCGCATGGCATGTATGACGGCGCGGCGCCGGCAGCGGGCGTGATCGCCGGTATTGGACGCGTTCACGGGCAGGATGTGATGGTCGTGGCCAATGATGCCACGGTCAAGGGCGGCACCTATTACCCGATGACCGTCAAGAAGCACCTGCGCGCGCAGGAGATCGCCGAGGAATGCCATCTGCCCTGCATCTACCTGGTGGATTCCGGCGGCGCGAACCTGCCGAACCAGGACGAGGTTTTTCCCGACCGCGACCATTTCGGCCGCATTTTCTACAATCAGGCGCGGATGTCGGCGAAGGGCATCGCTCAGATTGCGGTTGTGATGGGTTCATGCACGGCGGGCGGGGCCTATGTTCCCGCCATGTCGGACGTGACGATCATCGTGCGCGAGCAGGGCACGATTTTCCTGGCCGGGCCGCCTCTGGTGAAAGCCGCGACCGGCGAGGTGGTCTCGGCCGAGGATCTGGGCGGCGGCGATGTGCATACCCGCCTGTCCGGCGTGGCGGATTACCTGGCCGAGGATGACGCCCATGCCCTTGCGCTGGCGCGCCGTGCCGTCGGCAATCTCAACCGCGCCATGCCGCAAAGCGTCGCGTGGCAATCCCCCGAGGCCCCGCTCTACGACCCCGAGGAAATCCTCGGCATCGTCCCCGCCGACCTGCGCACACCCTATGACATCCGCGAAGTGATCGCCCGCGTGGTCGACGGCTCGCGCTTCGACGAGTTCAAGTCCCGCTTCGGCGAGACGCTGGTGACGGGCTTTGCCCATGTGGAAGGTTGCCCGGTCGGCATCGTCGCCAATAACGGCGTGATCTTTTCCGAGGCCGCGCAAAAGGGCGCGCATTTCATCGAGCTTTGTTCGATGCGGAACATTCCGCTGGTCTTTCTGCAGAACGTCACCGGCTTCATGGTCGGGCGCAAATACGAAAACGAAGGCATCGCCCGCCACGGCGCCAAGATGGTCACCGCGGTCGCCACGACCAATGTCCCCAAGATCACCATGCTGGTCGGCGGCAGCTTCGGCGCGGGAAATTACGGCATGTCGGGGCGGGCCTATTCGCCGCGCTTCCTCTGGACCTGGCCGAATTCCCGCATCTCGGTGATGGGCGGCGAGCAGGCGGCGGGCGTCCTCGCCACCGTCCGCCGCGACGGCATCGAGCGCGCCGGAGGCACATGGTCCGCCGAAGACGAGGCCGAGTTCAAGCGCCCCACCATCGAGATGTTCGAACGCCAGTCCCACCCGCTTTACGCCTCGGCGCGGCTTTGGGACGACGGCATCGTCGACCCGCGCAAGACGCGCGACGTGCTGGCGCTATCGCTGCGCGCAAGCCTGAATGCCCCGATTGCGCCGACGCGCTTCGGCATCTTCCGGATGTGA
- a CDS encoding O-acetyl-ADP-ribose deacetylase: MAELPDITVWQGDITTLAVDAIVNAANRSLLGGGGVDGAIHRAAGPGLLEECRGIGGCPTGEARITAGHLLPARHVIHAVGPVWQGGDQGEDELLASAYRSSLRLALRHGLSTIAFPAISTGIYGFPPERAAGIAVNSIQNNGLGLAITLVAFDPRTALILEGALA; this comes from the coding sequence ATGGCTGAACTGCCCGATATCACCGTCTGGCAGGGCGACATCACCACGCTTGCCGTGGATGCCATCGTCAATGCCGCGAACCGATCGCTGCTTGGCGGTGGAGGTGTCGACGGCGCGATTCATCGCGCCGCTGGTCCCGGCCTTCTCGAGGAATGTCGCGGCATCGGCGGCTGCCCTACCGGAGAGGCGCGGATCACCGCCGGCCATCTGCTGCCCGCGCGCCATGTCATCCATGCCGTCGGCCCGGTCTGGCAGGGGGGCGACCAGGGCGAAGACGAGTTGCTTGCCTCGGCCTACCGCAGCTCGTTGAGGCTTGCGCTGAGGCACGGGCTTTCGACCATCGCCTTTCCGGCCATCTCGACGGGAATCTATGGTTTCCCGCCCGAACGCGCGGCGGGAATTGCCGTTAACAGCATTCAGAACAACGGCCTGGGTCTTGCGATTACGCTGGTCGCCTTTGACCCAAGGACCGCTCTTATCCTTGAAGGGGCGCTGGCATGA
- a CDS encoding ATP-binding protein — MFQKILIANRGEIACRVIDTARKLGVRTVAVYSDADRASRHVAMADEAVHIGGPAPRDSYLRGDAIIEAALNSGAQAIHPGYGFLSENPGFVDAVHAAGLAFIGPSADAIRKMGLKDAAKALMEQAGVPVVPGYHGDNQEPGYLAGQADAIGYPVLIKAVAGGGGKGMRLVERSSEFAEALKSAQGEAATAFGNAAVLIEKYIQQPRHIEVQVFGDGTRAVHLFERDCSLQRRHQKVIEEAPAPGMTAEMRRAMGAAAVRAAEAIGYSGAGTIEFIVDGSNGLRPDGFWFMEMNTRLQVEHPVTELITGVDLVEWQLRVASGEGLPATQDQLSIRGHAFEARLYAEDVPAGFLPATGTLSHLRFPDHARIETGVRPGDTISPWYDPMIAKVVTHGATRAIALRALEAALVDTEVAGSVTNVDFLIALTRHAGFGRGEVDTGLIGRDLEALVEAAEPDPRSKALAVLGLAGLDDPRVRGGMTLWQPLRRTIAWEGGEAVLEVLGAGVARVSVDGNTHQIGYEGGRWWVDGSPRASRIVNHAAGTSVFGGRSLTLSPLDPLARGGAETGGGLTLSPMPGLVKAVFVEPGQEVATGDRLAILEAMKMEHTLTAARDGRVAEVLARAGEQVEAGAPLIRLEEEVDA, encoded by the coding sequence ATGTTCCAGAAGATCCTGATCGCCAATCGCGGTGAAATCGCCTGCCGCGTGATCGACACCGCCCGCAAGCTGGGCGTTCGGACCGTCGCGGTCTATTCCGACGCCGACCGCGCCTCGCGGCATGTCGCAATGGCGGACGAGGCCGTCCATATCGGCGGCCCCGCCCCGCGTGACAGCTACCTGCGGGGCGATGCGATCATCGAGGCTGCGCTCAACAGCGGCGCGCAGGCGATCCATCCTGGCTACGGCTTCCTGTCCGAAAACCCGGGTTTCGTCGATGCGGTTCATGCGGCCGGGCTGGCCTTCATCGGCCCGTCGGCCGATGCAATCCGCAAGATGGGGCTCAAGGACGCCGCCAAGGCGCTGATGGAACAGGCGGGCGTCCCGGTCGTGCCAGGCTATCACGGCGACAATCAGGAGCCCGGATATCTCGCGGGGCAGGCCGATGCGATCGGCTATCCGGTATTGATCAAGGCCGTCGCGGGTGGCGGCGGAAAGGGGATGCGGCTGGTCGAACGTTCCAGTGAATTCGCCGAAGCCCTGAAATCGGCGCAGGGCGAGGCCGCGACCGCCTTTGGCAACGCTGCCGTCCTGATCGAGAAATATATTCAGCAGCCTCGCCATATCGAGGTGCAGGTCTTTGGCGATGGGACGCGCGCCGTCCATCTGTTCGAACGCGATTGCTCGCTGCAGCGCCGCCACCAGAAGGTGATCGAAGAAGCCCCGGCCCCCGGCATGACGGCCGAGATGCGCCGGGCCATGGGCGCAGCCGCCGTGCGGGCCGCCGAAGCCATCGGCTATTCGGGGGCGGGCACGATCGAATTCATCGTCGACGGCTCGAACGGGCTTCGCCCTGACGGCTTCTGGTTCATGGAGATGAACACCCGGCTTCAGGTCGAACATCCCGTGACCGAACTGATCACTGGCGTCGATCTCGTCGAATGGCAATTGCGCGTCGCGAGCGGCGAGGGGCTGCCCGCGACGCAGGACCAGCTTTCGATCCGCGGCCATGCCTTCGAGGCCCGGCTATACGCCGAGGATGTCCCGGCGGGGTTCCTGCCAGCTACGGGCACGCTGTCCCATCTGCGCTTCCCGGATCATGCCCGGATCGAAACCGGCGTCAGGCCGGGCGACACGATCAGCCCGTGGTACGACCCGATGATCGCCAAGGTCGTCACCCATGGGGCGACCCGCGCCATTGCCCTGCGTGCGCTGGAAGCCGCGCTGGTCGATACCGAGGTCGCGGGCTCGGTGACCAATGTCGATTTCCTGATCGCGCTGACACGTCATGCGGGCTTTGGCAGGGGCGAGGTCGATACCGGGCTGATCGGGCGCGACCTCGAAGCACTCGTCGAGGCCGCCGAACCCGATCCGCGCAGCAAGGCTCTGGCGGTTCTGGGGCTTGCCGGGCTGGATGATCCGCGGGTGCGGGGGGGCATGACCCTGTGGCAGCCTTTGCGACGCACCATTGCATGGGAAGGTGGCGAGGCTGTGCTCGAGGTGCTTGGAGCCGGCGTCGCGCGTGTCTCGGTCGATGGAAACACGCACCAGATCGGCTATGAGGGCGGGCGCTGGTGGGTGGATGGCAGCCCGCGCGCCTCGCGTATCGTGAATCACGCCGCCGGAACCAGCGTCTTTGGCGGTCGATCTCTGACGCTGAGCCCGCTGGACCCGTTGGCGCGCGGCGGTGCGGAGACGGGCGGCGGGCTGACGCTGTCGCCGATGCCGGGGCTGGTCAAGGCGGTCTTCGTCGAGCCGGGCCAAGAGGTCGCGACGGGCGACCGGCTGGCCATTCTCGAGGCGATGAAGATGGAACATACCCTGACCGCCGCCCGTGACGGCCGCGTCGCAGAGGTGCTGGCGAGGGCGGGTGAGCAGGTCGAGGCCGGCGCGCCCCTGATCCGGCTGGAAGAGGAAGTCGATGCCTGA
- a CDS encoding glutathione S-transferase family protein, giving the protein MPELTLWHVPMSRSMRALWLLNEIGCDFRLETLDFFDGSMRQPPYADVHPVGRVPALQDGPVTLHESGAITEWLCETRAPHLWRAPGGAGRADWLDWIHFGETLGQHLANLTQHHIMLREDWQRSPTVMKLEAARLGRALRLIEVALADRDWLLGDFSGVDCQIGYAVWMAARFVPLDDRPVLSAYAARCSARPAFRAALPAPGTRVIYDRDFYEVPDAPR; this is encoded by the coding sequence ATGCCTGAACTGACGCTCTGGCATGTGCCGATGTCGCGCTCGATGCGGGCGCTTTGGCTTCTCAACGAGATCGGCTGCGACTTCCGGCTCGAGACGCTGGATTTCTTCGATGGCTCGATGCGCCAGCCGCCTTACGCGGATGTCCACCCCGTTGGCCGGGTTCCGGCCTTGCAGGACGGCCCGGTGACCCTGCACGAATCCGGCGCGATCACGGAATGGCTATGCGAAACCCGTGCTCCGCATTTGTGGCGCGCGCCGGGTGGCGCAGGACGGGCGGATTGGCTCGATTGGATACATTTTGGCGAGACGCTGGGCCAGCATCTGGCGAACCTGACCCAGCACCACATCATGCTGCGCGAGGATTGGCAGCGTTCGCCCACGGTCATGAAGCTTGAAGCCGCACGGCTCGGGCGGGCGCTGCGGCTGATCGAAGTGGCGCTGGCCGATCGCGACTGGCTGCTGGGAGATTTTTCCGGGGTGGACTGCCAGATCGGCTATGCGGTGTGGATGGCGGCGCGTTTCGTGCCCCTCGACGACAGGCCCGTGCTATCTGCCTATGCCGCCCGATGCTCTGCCCGACCGGCATTTCGCGCGGCATTGCCCGCGCCGGGCACGCGGGTGATCTATGATCGCGATTTCTACGAGGTGCCCGATGCCCCGCGCTGA
- a CDS encoding hydroxymethylglutaryl-CoA lyase → MPRAEIFEMGPRDGLQNEKRLIPAAEKIALVNLLSRAGFRRIEVTSFVSPKWVPQMADAAEVMAGITRVAGISYAVLTPNMKGYEGARSARADEVAIFASASEGFSKANLNATIAESLERFAPVAHAARADGIPVRGYISVVTDCPFDGPTPPANVARVAAALRELGCYEISLGDTIGQGRPETIDAMLSAVLAELPAERLAGHYHDTAGRALDNIDASLARGLRVFDAAVGGLGGCPYAPGAAGNVATERVAAHLASRGYDTGLDMAIIDEAAAMARAIRAGRE, encoded by the coding sequence ATGCCCCGCGCTGAGATCTTCGAGATGGGCCCGCGCGACGGGCTGCAAAATGAAAAGCGCCTCATCCCGGCAGCCGAAAAGATCGCCTTGGTGAACCTTCTGTCGCGCGCAGGCTTTCGTCGGATCGAGGTCACCAGCTTCGTTTCACCCAAATGGGTGCCGCAGATGGCCGATGCAGCCGAGGTGATGGCGGGCATCACCCGCGTGGCCGGCATCAGCTATGCCGTGCTGACCCCCAACATGAAGGGCTATGAGGGTGCCAGGTCCGCGCGCGCCGATGAGGTGGCGATCTTTGCCTCGGCCTCCGAGGGGTTTTCCAAGGCCAACCTCAACGCGACAATTGCCGAAAGCCTCGAACGCTTCGCGCCCGTCGCGCATGCGGCGCGTGCGGATGGCATTCCTGTGCGGGGCTATATCTCGGTCGTGACGGACTGCCCCTTCGACGGGCCGACGCCGCCCGCCAACGTGGCCCGCGTCGCGGCTGCCCTGCGCGAACTCGGCTGCTACGAGATCAGCCTTGGCGACACGATCGGGCAGGGCCGTCCCGAAACGATCGACGCGATGCTCTCTGCGGTGCTGGCCGAGTTGCCTGCCGAAAGGTTGGCCGGGCATTACCATGACACCGCCGGGCGCGCGCTGGACAATATCGATGCGAGCCTTGCCCGGGGTTTGCGCGTTTTCGATGCCGCCGTCGGGGGCTTGGGCGGCTGTCCCTATGCGCCGGGCGCGGCCGGAAATGTCGCGACCGAGCGCGTGGCCGCCCATCTCGCATCGCGCGGCTATGATACGGGCCTTGATATGGCGATCATTGACGAGGCCGCGGCCATGGCGCGCGCCATCCGCGCAGGGAGGGAATGA
- a CDS encoding crotonase/enoyl-CoA hydratase family protein: MMETIRLETDARGVAHLWLARPEKHNALSAQMIRELTEAARLLREDVSVRVVVLAAEGKSFCAGGDLGWMQDQMAADAETRRAGARELAMMLYALNTLPKPLIGRVQGNAFGGGVGMISVCDVAVSIPEARFGLTETRLGLIPATIGPYVIARMGEAKARRVFMSGRLFDADEAVRLDLVSSIAAAEILDAAVEGEILPYLSCAPGAVGAAKRLARELGPRIDESVIETSIDALVGVWEGHEAHEGINAFLQKQKPGWQG, translated from the coding sequence ATGATGGAAACGATCCGCTTGGAAACCGACGCCCGGGGTGTCGCGCATCTATGGCTGGCCCGGCCCGAAAAGCACAATGCTCTTTCGGCGCAGATGATCCGCGAGCTGACCGAGGCGGCCCGACTTCTGCGCGAGGATGTTTCGGTGCGCGTCGTCGTGTTGGCGGCCGAGGGGAAAAGCTTTTGCGCAGGCGGCGATCTTGGCTGGATGCAGGACCAGATGGCCGCCGATGCGGAAACGCGCCGCGCCGGTGCGCGTGAGCTTGCCATGATGCTCTACGCGCTGAACACCTTGCCCAAGCCGCTGATCGGCCGGGTGCAGGGCAATGCCTTTGGCGGCGGGGTCGGCATGATCTCGGTTTGCGATGTGGCCGTTTCCATTCCGGAGGCCCGCTTCGGGCTGACCGAGACGCGGCTGGGTCTGATCCCGGCGACGATCGGCCCCTATGTCATCGCCCGCATGGGCGAGGCCAAGGCCCGCAGGGTCTTCATGTCGGGCAGGCTTTTCGACGCGGATGAGGCGGTGAGGCTGGATCTCGTCTCCTCGATCGCCGCGGCCGAGATCCTTGACGCGGCGGTCGAGGGTGAAATCCTGCCCTATCTGTCCTGCGCGCCGGGCGCGGTAGGTGCCGCGAAACGGCTTGCCCGAGAGCTTGGCCCCCGGATCGACGAAAGCGTGATCGAAACGAGCATCGACGCGCTGGTTGGGGTCTGGGAGGGGCACGAGGCCCACGAAGGGATCAACGCCTTCTTGCAGAAGCAGAAACCGGGCTGGCAAGGCTAA
- a CDS encoding MFS transporter — MPPQPNLKLAILALGLGAFAIGTSEFAAMGLLPWYASDLAITEPQAGHVISAYALGVVVGAPITSILGARLPRRRYLAALIAAYGIMNLLAAVLPGYGTLVVTRFLAGLPHGGYLGVAMLFAADALPKEQRAKGVTQVLLGLTIANIAGVPLAGVLGQGLGWRWGFALPGVLALVAGWLIMRLAPRVGAAPNANPLAELKALKNPAVMLTLLVGAVGCGGVFAVYSYLSAAMLATTEPPAWAVAALLSAFGVGMTLGSIMAARLTIRLGEFRASLALMIFMALTQALASFAVGDWVLMIGSSFLIGVGASMAVPLQTRLMEVAGEAQSMAAAMNHAAFNAANALGPWLAGLALTAGWGWRSSGFVGVGLSAAGLIALALAWWQARASGQAFEDYPARA; from the coding sequence ATGCCGCCCCAGCCGAACCTGAAACTTGCGATCCTTGCCCTTGGGCTGGGCGCCTTTGCCATCGGAACATCCGAATTCGCCGCCATGGGTTTGCTGCCCTGGTATGCGAGTGATCTGGCCATCACCGAGCCGCAAGCCGGCCATGTCATCAGCGCCTACGCGCTCGGCGTCGTCGTCGGCGCGCCGATCACCTCGATCCTGGGCGCAAGGCTACCGCGCCGGCGCTACCTTGCCGCCCTGATCGCGGCTTATGGGATCATGAACCTGCTGGCGGCGGTTCTGCCCGGCTATGGCACGCTTGTCGTGACGCGCTTCCTGGCTGGTCTTCCGCATGGCGGATACCTGGGCGTCGCCATGCTTTTCGCTGCCGATGCCCTGCCCAAGGAACAGCGTGCGAAGGGCGTGACGCAGGTGCTGCTGGGCCTGACCATCGCCAATATCGCGGGGGTGCCGCTTGCCGGAGTGCTGGGCCAAGGGCTTGGTTGGCGCTGGGGTTTCGCCCTGCCAGGCGTTCTTGCGCTTGTCGCGGGCTGGCTGATCATGCGCCTCGCGCCTCGCGTTGGGGCCGCGCCCAATGCAAATCCGCTGGCCGAGCTCAAGGCTTTGAAAAATCCCGCCGTAATGTTGACGCTTCTGGTCGGCGCCGTGGGCTGCGGCGGTGTCTTCGCGGTCTATTCCTACCTGTCTGCCGCGATGCTGGCCACGACCGAGCCGCCGGCATGGGCCGTGGCGGCGCTGCTTTCCGCCTTTGGGGTCGGCATGACGCTCGGGAGCATCATGGCCGCGCGGCTGACGATCAGGCTGGGCGAGTTTCGCGCCTCGCTGGCACTGATGATCTTCATGGCGCTGACGCAGGCGCTTGCTTCCTTCGCGGTGGGTGATTGGGTGCTGATGATCGGCTCGTCCTTCCTGATCGGGGTCGGCGCCTCGATGGCTGTGCCCCTGCAGACCCGCCTGATGGAAGTCGCGGGTGAGGCTCAGTCCATGGCAGCCGCGATGAACCACGCGGCCTTCAACGCGGCGAACGCCCTTGGGCCGTGGCTTGCCGGTCTTGCGCTCACGGCAGGATGGGGCTGGAGGTCATCCGGCTTCGTAGGGGTCGGTCTTTCTGCCGCGGGGCTGATCGCGCTCGCGCTTGCCTGGTGGCAGGCGCGCGCCTCAGGGCAGGCGTTCGAGGATTACCCTGCGCGAGCTTGA
- a CDS encoding DUF599 domain-containing protein codes for MENSIFDIPGPFTRADAAAVAWLFVSWYAVGWFTEHPPKRFPSVSVLMKEYRREWMRQFVTREPRIFDSNILASLREGTAFFASACMIAIGGGLALIGNTDQLAGVARQFDMEHVPALKWEIKIVVALFFVANALLRFIWSHRLFGYCAIMMAAVPNEIDDANAVPRALQAAEINITAAKSFNSGLRCVYFALGALGWLAGPLWLIVATMAVLAITIRREFASSSRRVILERLP; via the coding sequence ATGGAGAACAGCATCTTCGATATTCCCGGCCCCTTCACCCGCGCCGACGCGGCTGCGGTCGCCTGGCTGTTCGTCTCGTGGTACGCGGTGGGCTGGTTCACCGAGCACCCGCCCAAGCGCTTCCCTTCGGTTTCGGTCCTGATGAAGGAATATCGGCGCGAGTGGATGCGTCAGTTCGTGACGCGAGAGCCGAGGATATTCGATAGCAATATTCTGGCATCCCTGCGCGAAGGGACCGCATTCTTTGCCTCGGCCTGCATGATCGCCATCGGTGGCGGCCTGGCCTTGATCGGCAATACCGACCAGCTTGCGGGCGTGGCGCGGCAGTTCGACATGGAGCACGTCCCTGCCCTGAAATGGGAAATCAAGATCGTCGTGGCGCTGTTCTTCGTCGCGAACGCGCTTTTGCGTTTCATCTGGTCGCATCGGCTGTTCGGCTATTGCGCGATCATGATGGCAGCCGTGCCGAACGAGATCGATGACGCCAACGCCGTCCCCCGCGCCCTGCAGGCGGCCGAAATCAACATCACGGCCGCCAAAAGCTTCAACTCGGGTCTTCGCTGCGTCTATTTCGCACTCGGCGCACTCGGATGGCTGGCCGGGCCGCTCTGGCTGATCGTCGCGACGATGGCTGTTCTGGCGATCACCATCCGTCGCGAATTCGCCTCAAGCTCGCGCAGGGTAATCCTCGAACGCCTGCCCTGA